ATGCCCGTGCGGCAGGTGTCCAGCAGGCTCAGCAGCGTCGGCGCCGCCTCGCCGCGCAGCGTGACGGTCAGCTCCAGGTTGCGGTGCGTGGCCGGCGGCAGCTCCAGCAGCGCGCTAGCGCGCTCCACGCTGAGGCTGTTGACGTGCGCCAGCGCGCGGCCCTGGGTGTGCTCGGCATAGCTCAGCAGCGCGGCGGCGGCGGCGTGGGCCACGTGCAGGTCCTGCGCGTTGAAGCCGGCCAGGTGCGCCACGCGCAGCTGCTCGCGCAGCTTGCGCTCGCCGAGTGCGCTATCGAACTGCCAGCCCGGCCGGTTCGTCAGCGGCGCGCCGGCCGCACGCAGCGCCACGGGGCGCCGGTCCGCCTCGGTCTCGGCGCTGACCAGGATCTCCGCCGGCGCCAGCCGCGCCAGCCAGGCGGCCAGCTCGCGCTCGCTGCACTCGGTCAGCCCCAGCTGCCCGCTGGCCAGCGCCAGCCAGGCCAGGCCGTAGGTGGCCGAGCCAGCCGGCCCGGTCTGGGCGATCGCCAACAGCCGGGTGTCCTCCCGCTCGGCCAGCAGCTCGGTATCGGTCACGGTGCCGGGCGTCACCACCCGCACCACCTTGCGCTCCACCGGGCCCTTGTTGGCCCCAACTTCGCCCACCTGCTCGGCGATCGCCACCGCCTCGCCCAGCTTGATCAGCTTGGCCAGGTAGGCCTCCACCGAGTGCACCGGCACCCCGGCCATCACCACCGGCTCGCCGTTGCTCTGCCCGCGGGTGGTGATGGTGATGTCCAGCAGCCGGTGCGCGCGCCGGGCGTCGTCGAAGAACACCTCGTAGAAGTCGCCCATCCGGTAGAAGACGAGCGTGTCAGGAAACTCGGCCTTGATGCGCAGGTACTGCTGCATCATCGGCGTGTGGCCTGCTAAGTCCTTGTCGGAGTTCGCTTTTTCTTTATCTGACAAGGACTTATCGCTGATGAGCATTGCAAGGAGTTGCAGAGAACTGCCGCAAATGGGTCGCTTTTGCGGCGCTTTTGTAGCTACGGCGTAGCTTTGAATGTTGCTACAACGTCGCTAGGAACAATGGAGACACTTCGACCGTGAAAATGAAGCAGGCGGCCAAGCAGGCAAATGCAAAGACTGTATTAGACAAGAGGACGGTGTCCGATTGCGCGTTCGATGCCATCCCGGTCTTCGATTCTTCGGGGAAGCAGGTCGGCACCTTGCCGAACGAGTCGCAGAAACACTACGACATCCACGATGCGCACAAGGAAGCGCCCACCGGATTTCGCCTGCGAGTGAACAGGTCCGTGAAGACCTACATCTTGGTCCAGCGAGTCGGGTCCAAGGTCAAGACGGTGACTGTCGGTCGGCATCCGGACCTCTTGCTGGGAACCGGGGTTGCGCCTGACCGAAACGCGCGGCTTGTCGCGGCCGAGCTCTCCGCCCGCTTGCGGCGTGGCGAGGACATCAACCAAACGAAGCGCGAAGAGCGCATAGCGGCCAAGAAGTCCGAGGTGACGCTCCGCGTGCTGTTCAGCCGATGGATGGCTGACTATGTGGCCAGCGCTAAGCGCGACCCGCGCGAAAACACCATCGCAGCGGTTGAGAAGGCGCAACAGCGGCTCGGCGACAAGCTGCTGGACACTGCTGCGGACGAGCTGACTTGGCGTGACCTGGAGGCGTTCTTCGTAGACAAGGCGACCAAGAGGGGGCACTTGACGGCCGCCGAACAGACCATCCGGTGGGTGTCAGCCGTCTACAACAAAGAAAACCACCGCATCACCCTGGATGCCCTTCAGGCGAAGGGGCAGCCCAACCTCTACGCGAACCCCGCCGAGATTTTCATCAAGACTGGTGCTCTGCGGAACAACGCAGAACTTGAGCGTGACTACGACAAGAAAGGGGTCCGCCGGCCACTCAGCGGGCAGCGTGAGCACTTTCAAAAGTGGCTTGATTACGTGGTCGCGGCGCGTCACGACCCCAAAAGGTCTCGCACTGGCGCGGACTACATGCTCCTGACCGTTTTTCTTGGCATGCGCCGAGAAGAGACCGCTGGTCTGGTTTGGAATGACCGGCTGTCTAGGGCTCCCGATACTGGTCACCCATTGCGTGGTCACAACTTCATCGACCTTGACCGCGCAGTAGTCGTCTTGAACGTAACGAAGAACCGATACGCGCACCGCATCCCAATCCCCGGCTTCATACTTCAAATCATGAGAGAGCGAAGATTGTTGGTTGGCGACTCGCCATTCGTGTTTCCGCGGGTGTCACGGTCAAAGCTGGCAAGGGCGACGCACTACAACGACCCGCGGTCGTTTCTCGAGCAGGTGAAGACTGGCATTAAAGTCAACTTTGCCATTCACGACCTGAGACGGACCTTCGGCAACGTGGTGACGGAGATGGGTTTGCCCGACCGCCTTGCAAAACAACTTCTCAACCACAAGAGCGGGGGGGTGGTGGGCAAGTACGCGGACCAGTCTCTGGAGCAGCTTCGACCAGTCATGGAGGATGTTGAGGACGAAATGCTTGCTTATGCAACAAACAGTCCGAAGCCTGCACGGCAGAGGCATTTCAAAACAAGGACTTACGCCTGATGCGCGCTCACGCTCCAACATCGCAGTTTCGCGACGCTAATCTGGACCGGCTGCTCGGCGACGAATATCTATTGAATGTCGACCAAGCCGCGCTCTACCTTTCGGTATCTTCGTCGACTTTGAACCACTGGCGCTCGGATGGGAAAGGTCCTAGATTTGTGAAGCTGTGCGGGTCGACCAAGGGCGCCATTAGGTACAGGCTAGCCGACCTGCGGTCATACGTCGAACAGAATACTTTCTCAAGTGTTGCGGAGGCAGGTTTGTTTAACGCGATGTCTCGTGTCAGCCACTATTGGTACGACTGGCAGGTCGTGCATCCATTTGTGGCAAAAGGGCCGCATTTCCTGGTTGATTCCGCGCTCGCTGACCGGGATGCATATGTTGCTGTGCTCACCGACCCATGTGCGCGCGTTCGCTGGATTCGGCCCTGGGTTGCGCTGAGACATCCTTGGCTCAAGCCGCAACGCAGGCTAGAGTTGTTGGGCCTGTTTTTGGCCTCCAGTTATGGTCAGGGAGCTGAGGTCGCAATCGACCTAGAATACAAACGCAACTTGGCGGCAGTTCCTGAGCAGTACTGGTGTGGCCATCCGGACTTGACTTTGGCTAGGGTGGACGAAACCAAAGGCGAAGGGCAATACTCGTTTGAATAGAAAAGCGAGCGGAGGTTTTTCTAGTACTCGAGCGGGAGACTTGCAAGACGCCGCAGGCGAAGTCTGGTCGGCTGTGGGGCCCGGCGATACCATGATGGAGGCTCGGCGGCTTTGTGGGTGTATTGAAATGGAAGTATCGTGCGCCCTGGGGGCTTGCCATATATCAGCCGCGAGATAGCGGGCGTCCGGCGAAATTTGCCAAATATCTTATCCGGTTAAGTGCAGTTGCGGCAATTTTGGCATCTGAGGGGGCTCTCAGGATGCCGTGACGGCGATATCCGCCTATGGTTACTGGGTGATTGCCCGAAATTTTTGCAATCTCCGTGTTTGTTTTGCCCCCGTCCGTGAGAAGATTAATCGTTTCCTCTGAAACTGTGCGCCGCTTATCGTGACGGAAGTCAAACTCTCTCGGATTTGCTTGCTTTCCCGCGTACACCAGATGAAACGGATTTATGCATCGCGTGTTGCTGCACGAATGCTTGACGACGTCATACTTATCGAGCGGCCCCAAGAACAATTTATAAATTAGGCGGTGTGCACCGGAAACCTCACCACAGACATCGGTGTTCTCAAGCTGGACGTAGTTGTCCACCGTAGGGGGCAGCCAAGGAGAAATGGTGCATTCGTGCGGCGAAAAGCCTGCGAACTCCCCTAGCCGGGACACTTCTTCGCTGAGCGGAAGGTGTGTTGGTTGATAAACACCGTCAGTAATATTCGCCAGCGATGACTGTTCTGCGTGCAATTTCTGGCGAGCTGCGCTGTGATGCCTTTCATCGCGAAGATTTTCTGCCGTCCCGCCAATGTAGAGGTGAAACGGATTGCAGCACGCATGAATCCCACAGCGATGCAGTACGCTATCTCCGGCTGATAGTGTTCCTATCAGCAGTCGCGCTACCAGTCGATGGCCATTCTGGGTGTACGACCCAATGGACTTTTTCACCGATAGTGAGGTGTAGCCGTTTGGGGCGCGATTTAGCCATATCGGGATGAAGCACGCCGATTTGCTGAAGCCAAGGAAATTGGGCCTTCCGCAGCTGAATTTGGCATAGGCTCCACTTTCTGCGTCATTGGTCCGATTGTCGATTGGCATTATGAGTGCTCCAAATTATTTGTCCGGCGCATGAGCGTGAGGTTGTTTAGTTCGGCCGTGGGCGGTGGTATATTATAATGTATTAATGACTCAAACGGTTGGCTATTGCCGCAAGGGTGCTGGTTCGGTTCTATGGATTTGTCGCTTCCTGCCAGTCGCTAGGGCTCGGCAGCAGAATTTCGAAGGATGGCTCAAAAAGTCGGAGACGGGCCCGGATGGGTTTACGGCTGGAATTGATGCTGCTGAGTTT
The Sphaerotilus microaerophilus DNA segment above includes these coding regions:
- a CDS encoding tyrosine-type recombinase/integrase: MKQAAKQANAKTVLDKRTVSDCAFDAIPVFDSSGKQVGTLPNESQKHYDIHDAHKEAPTGFRLRVNRSVKTYILVQRVGSKVKTVTVGRHPDLLLGTGVAPDRNARLVAAELSARLRRGEDINQTKREERIAAKKSEVTLRVLFSRWMADYVASAKRDPRENTIAAVEKAQQRLGDKLLDTAADELTWRDLEAFFVDKATKRGHLTAAEQTIRWVSAVYNKENHRITLDALQAKGQPNLYANPAEIFIKTGALRNNAELERDYDKKGVRRPLSGQREHFQKWLDYVVAARHDPKRSRTGADYMLLTVFLGMRREETAGLVWNDRLSRAPDTGHPLRGHNFIDLDRAVVVLNVTKNRYAHRIPIPGFILQIMRERRLLVGDSPFVFPRVSRSKLARATHYNDPRSFLEQVKTGIKVNFAIHDLRRTFGNVVTEMGLPDRLAKQLLNHKSGGVVGKYADQSLEQLRPVMEDVEDEMLAYATNSPKPARQRHFKTRTYA
- a CDS encoding helix-turn-helix transcriptional regulator encodes the protein MRAHAPTSQFRDANLDRLLGDEYLLNVDQAALYLSVSSSTLNHWRSDGKGPRFVKLCGSTKGAIRYRLADLRSYVEQNTFSSVAEAGLFNAMSRVSHYWYDWQVVHPFVAKGPHFLVDSALADRDAYVAVLTDPCARVRWIRPWVALRHPWLKPQRRLELLGLFLASSYGQGAEVAIDLEYKRNLAAVPEQYWCGHPDLTLARVDETKGEGQYSFE
- a CDS encoding HNH endonuclease; the protein is MPIDNRTNDAESGAYAKFSCGRPNFLGFSKSACFIPIWLNRAPNGYTSLSVKKSIGSYTQNGHRLVARLLIGTLSAGDSVLHRCGIHACCNPFHLYIGGTAENLRDERHHSAARQKLHAEQSSLANITDGVYQPTHLPLSEEVSRLGEFAGFSPHECTISPWLPPTVDNYVQLENTDVCGEVSGAHRLIYKLFLGPLDKYDVVKHSCSNTRCINPFHLVYAGKQANPREFDFRHDKRRTVSEETINLLTDGGKTNTEIAKISGNHPVTIGGYRRHGILRAPSDAKIAATALNRIRYLANFAGRPLSRG